The Branchiostoma lanceolatum isolate klBraLanc5 chromosome 10, klBraLanc5.hap2, whole genome shotgun sequence genome has a window encoding:
- the LOC136443880 gene encoding uncharacterized protein produces the protein MHALLRDSLLRNSTTYVDNLKNIEEVLGFLQHDSVLSKEEITLILSIPKTEDKVKVLLEILVSKDDRAFYVFRDALRKTGFGHLEDLLDDGAAAFTGSGTRGKHRVKRLSPLQATNVTQRKPHGAFMSKIPQLPNITAVRRAAVLEDRDVLGLERREENTGELRGKSDSNRRTKLSKKKTVSPREEMGIWTDGEQPPNEQATQNDEVSQKETPRKQKERPPESQSEQSTAPPSTCTEGSKLPTPQLQCLQFSILNVEKVPPQASEASEELGTLDTPSDLATLDTDKNAPPDLATLDTDKNAPSPTSKSTLLEEADLDTQTSSTREDQENDELTVANEAVFSDTARPRRAYRCKLSLHLKSLQQHGSKSNHSQSEQDRLRKAGDLFTTELMTISQRYKDLEVVLKKHGATLLTVSRANRANSVTCLLRFQAGDDLEGFWRAYREGTVAMDISRDLVSDDVCKAAKRLNLTVGCHMVEKEYQMGRVHFQGACEGLLDPSHYPTFEKYIVDFFQGGDGSTLHAPFRTSPLLSCLLQDNFFWPFVCSYWKDCRQPPATLTDFVLYCVEDGANLSQENDGPTAVQFYKVLHDNLAKLSGIGEVNMQFSATIKSRSSLVRTEETFPLLDLLLFMNHLKVLVLQNQRLADADVVTLSQRLSSLNLLEELDLTNNGLNDENIMKLTHAFPRIPDLKILKMTGNKTTPPGTKHLLDQISLLQNLEKSDFRVLNISGVRVSLEDATKMPHALRSMRNLTSVDLSACGLEDDTAMKFVETLRKLPHVRHLNIGGNLITDKGISAIFRQLRHMKALCRVDVSSNKMTTACLALLADHIGSFHELKELILLGVQKIEDSVSETLQLVLGFINSLEGSMGSGDDADSLFDKILNEDMDDEALESNIKESLLKSEPIVIWTGDLSVHLGIIL, from the exons CCAAGACTGAAGACAAGGTAAAGGTACTACTAGAAATCCTGGTTAGCAAAGATGACCGAGCCTTCTACGTCTTTCGTGACGCCCTTAGAAAAACTGGCTTCGGGCACTTGGAGGATTTGCTTGACGACGGCGCCGCGGCGTTTACAG GATCAGGAACGCGAGGGAAGCATCGAGTCAAGCGTCTGTCGCCTCTGCAGGCAACCAACGTCACACAAAGGAAACCTCACG gtgctttcatgAGCAAGATCCCCCAGCTGCCTAATATCACAGCGGTGAGAAGAGCCGCAGTGCTCGAAGACAGAGATGTGCTTGGATTGGAGAGACGCGAAGAAAACACAG GAGAATTACGAGGAAAATCAGATTCCAATAGACGCACCAAGCTCAGTAAGAAGAAAACAGTTTCACCTCGGGAAGAAATGGGTATCTGGACAGACGGAGAACAACCTCCGAACGAACAAGCAACTCAGAACGATGAAGTTTCTCAAAAAGAAACGCCACGTAAACAAAAAGAGCGACCGCCTGAATCTCAATCGGAACAAAGTACGGCACCACCAAGCACATGTACAGAGGGGTCCAAACTTCCGACTCCACAATTGCAATGTCTTCAGTTCTCGATACTGAACGTCGAGAAAGTTCCTCCCCAAGCAAGCGAAGCCTCTGAAGAACTTGGAACACTAGACACACCATCAGATCTTGCAACACTGGATACAGATAAAAACGCTCCACCAGATCTTGCAACACTAGATACAGATAAAAACGCACCATCCCCCACGTCCAAAAGTACTTTGCTGGAAGAGGCTGATTTGGATACACAAACATCTTCAACACGCGAAGACCAAGAGAACGACGAATTAACCGTAGCAAATGAGGCTGTATTTTCAGACACTGCCCGTCCGAGACGAGCATACAGGTGCAAACTATCGCTACACCTTAAATCACTGCAACAACATGGAAGCAAATCCAACCACTCTCAATCCGAACAAGACAGACTCAGGAAGGCCGGGGACCTCTTTACGACGGAGCTAATGACCATCTCACAGAGATACAAAGACTTGGAGGTTGTCCTTAAGAAACACGGAGCTACCCTACTGACCGTCTCCAGGGCTAACCGGGCGAACAGTGTGACGTGTTTGCTGCGGTTTCAGGCAGGGGACGACTTAGAGGGATTCTGGCGGGCGTATCGGGAAGGGACGGTTGCCATGGATATATCACGTGATCTAGTTTCAGACGACGTCTGCAAGGCGGCGAAACGACTGAATCTGACCGTGGGATGTCACATGGTGGAGAAGGAATACCAGATGGGAAGGGTGCATTTCCAAG GTGCATGTGAGGGCCTCCTGGACCCATCTCATTATCCGACCTTCGAGAAATACATCGTGGACTTCTTCCAGGGCGGTGACGGCAGCACCCTGCACGCCCCCTTCCGCACCAGCCCGCTCCTCTCCTGTCTGCTGCAGGATAACTTCTTCTGGCCGTTCGTCTGCTCCTACTGGAAGGACTGCAGACAGCCGCCGGCAACCCTGACGGACTTCGTGCTGTATTGCGTAGAGGATGGGGCCAACCTTTCACAGGAAAACGATGGTCCAACTGCTGTCCAGTTCTACAAGGTCCTCCACGACAACTTGGCCAAGTTGTCGGGCATAGGTGAAGTAAACATGCAATTCAGTGCAACAATCAAGTCGAGGTCCTCGTTGGTTAGAACTGAAGAAACTTTCCCTCTATTAGATCTACTTCTGTTCATGAACCACCTTAAAGTACTTGTTCTACAGAATCAAAGACTCGCAGATGCTGACGTAGTAACGCTATCGCAGCGATTGTCAAGTTTAAATCTTCTAGAAGAGTTAGACCTCACCAACAATGGTCTGAACGATGAGAACATAATGAAGCTAACACACGCGTTCCCACGCATACCTGACCTTAAGATTCTAAAGATGACTGGCAACAAAACAACACCGCCGGGAACGAAACACCTGCTAGACCAAATATCGTTGTTGCAGAATTTAGAGAAGTCAGACTTCCGAGTTTTGAACATCTCGGGTGTCCGTGTTTCGCTTGAAGACGCCACGAAGATGCCCCACGCGTTGCGCTCCATGAGAAACTTAACATCGGTCGATTTAAGCGCATGTGGTTTAGAGGACGACACCGCGATGAAGTTCGTTGAAACTCTAAGAAAACTTCCTCACGTTCGTCATCTTAACATCGGAGGGAATCTGATAACGGACAAAGGTATATCTGCGATCTTCAGACAACTGCGTCACATGAAAGCGCTGTGTAGAGTCGACGTCAGCTCAAACAAGATGACCACAGCCTGTCTCGCTCTTCTAGCCGACCACATCGGTTCCTTCCACGAGCTGAAGGAGTTGATCCTTCTAGGCGTTCAAAAGATAGAAGACTCAGTATCTGAGACACTTCAACTCGTGTTAGGATTCATAAACAGTTTGGAAGGGTCGATGGGGAGCGGGGATGATGCAGACTCTTTGTTTGACAAGATTTTGAATGAAGATATGGATGACGAGGCCTTAGAGAGTAACATCAAAGAATCGCTGTTAAAGTCTGAACCGATTGTTATCTGGACAGGCGACCTTTCCGTTCATCTTGGCATCATTTTGTGA